Proteins encoded within one genomic window of Triticum aestivum cultivar Chinese Spring chromosome 2D, IWGSC CS RefSeq v2.1, whole genome shotgun sequence:
- the LOC123052422 gene encoding NAC transcription factor NAM-B2, with protein sequence MRSMGSSDSSSGSAPPRHQPPPPQQGSAPELPPGFRFHPTDEELVVHYLKKKAAKVPLPVTIIAEVDLYKFDPWELPEKATFGEQEWYFFSPRDRKYPNGARPNRAATSGYWKATGTDKPIMASGCGREKVGVKKALVFYRGKPPKGLKTNWIMHEYRLTDASSSATTSRPPPVTGGSRAASLRLDDWVLCRIYKKINKAAAGDQQRSMECEDSVEDAVTAYPPYATAGMTGAGAHGSNYDSLLHHQDSHEDNFLDGLLTAEDAGLSAGATSLSHLAAAARASPAPTKQFLAPSSSTPFNWLDASTVGILPQARNFPGFNRSRNVGNMSLSSTADMAVDNGGGNAINAMPPFMNHLPVQDGTYHQQHVILGAPLAPEATAAATSAFQHPVQISGVNWNP encoded by the exons ATGAGATCCATGGGCAGCTCGGACTCATCTTCCGGCTCCGCACCACCGCGGCATCAGCCGCCGCCTCCGCAGCAGGGCTCGGCGCCGGAGCTCCCGCCGGGCTTCCGGTTCCACCCGACGGACGAGGAGCTGGTCGTGCACTACCTCAAGAAGAAGGCCGCCAAGGTGCCGCTCCCCGTCACCATCATCGCCGAGGTGGATCTCTACAAGTTCGACCCATGGGAGCTGCCCG AGAAGGCGACCTTCGGGGAGCAGGAGTGGTACTTCTTCAGCCCGCGCGACCGCAAGTACCCCAACGGCGCGCGGCCCAACAGGGCGGCGACGTCGGGGTACTGGAAGGCCACCGGCACCGACAAGCCTATCATGGCCTCCGGCTGCGGCCGGGAGAAGGTCGGCGTCAAGAAGGCGCTCGTCTTCTACCGCGGGAAGCCGCCCAAGGGCCTCAAAAccaactggatcatgcacgagTACCGCCTCACCGACGCGTCTAGCTCCGCCACCACCAGCCGACCGCCGCCTGTCACCGGCGGGAGCAGGGCTGCCTCTCTCAGG TTGGACGACTGGGTGCTGTGCCGCATATACAAGAAGATCAACAAGGCCGCCGCCGGGGATCAGCAGAGGAGCATGGAGTGCGAGGACTCCGTGGAGGACGCCGTCACCGCATACCCGCCCTATGCCACGGCGGGCATGACCGGTGCAGGGGCGCATGGCAGCAACTACGATTCACTGCTCCATCACCAGGACAGCCACGAGGACAACTTCCTGGACGGCCTGCTCACAGCAGAGGACGCCGGCCTCTCGGCGGGCGCCACCTCGCTGAGCCACCTAGCCGCGGCGGCGAGGGCGAGCCCGGCTCCGACCAAACAGTTCCTGGCCCCGTCGTCTTCAACCCCGTTCAACTGGCTCGATGCGTCAACCGTTGGCATCCTCCCACAGGCAAGGAATTTTCCTGGGTTTAACAGGAGCAGAAATGTCGGCAACATGTCGCTGTCGTCGACGGCCGAcatggcggtggacaacggcggcGGCAATGCGATAAACGCCATGCCTCCATTTATGAATCATCTTCCCGTGCAAGACGGGACCTACCATCAACAACATGTCATCCTCGGCGCCCCGCTCGCGCCAGAAGCCACTGCCGCCGCCACCTCTGCCTTCCAGCACCCCGTCCAAATATCCGGCGTGAACTGGAATCCCTGA